One segment of Bacteroidales bacterium DNA contains the following:
- the eno gene encoding phosphopyruvate hydratase, which translates to MKILNVEAIEILDSRGNPTVEVNLVLEDGASSRAMVPSGASTGEREACELRDGDRKRYGGKGVLKAVENVNAIIAGEIEDKYFESQRELDYFMVGLDGTPNKTKLGANAILAISMAYARAEAMSAGIPLYQYLGGSNAHLLPVPCMNIINGGKHADNNVDFQEFMIAPHGASSFKEAIRMGIEVFHVLKSVLKTKGYSTGVGDEGGFAPDLKSNDEAVEIILEAITKTGYRPGEDVSICLDPAASELWEDGRYKLFKSTGKFMTSDEMIKLWENWVRQYPIVLLEDGLAENDWTGWQNLTQALGKKIEIVGDDIFCTNKSIVEEGIRKNVANSVLIKLNQIGTVTETLETIELAYRNAYNCFVSHRSGETVDSFIADLTVAVNAGHLKTGSGCRGERIEKFNQLMRIENELGNASRFAGKKAFKNA; encoded by the coding sequence ATGAAAATTTTAAACGTTGAAGCAATCGAAATCCTCGATTCCAGAGGCAACCCCACAGTAGAAGTCAATCTTGTCCTGGAGGATGGCGCATCATCCCGGGCCATGGTTCCAAGCGGTGCATCCACCGGTGAGCGCGAGGCCTGCGAGCTACGCGACGGTGACAGGAAGCGCTATGGCGGCAAAGGTGTCCTGAAAGCGGTGGAGAATGTAAATGCGATCATCGCCGGAGAAATTGAAGACAAATACTTTGAGAGTCAGCGTGAACTCGACTATTTCATGGTCGGACTGGATGGCACGCCCAATAAAACGAAACTGGGTGCCAATGCCATCCTGGCCATTTCCATGGCCTATGCCCGGGCCGAAGCCATGAGCGCTGGAATACCCCTGTACCAGTACCTGGGCGGCAGTAATGCCCATCTTCTGCCTGTACCCTGCATGAACATCATCAACGGCGGGAAACATGCCGACAACAATGTGGATTTTCAGGAATTCATGATTGCGCCCCACGGAGCTTCTTCCTTTAAGGAAGCCATCCGGATGGGTATCGAAGTATTTCACGTCCTCAAATCAGTTCTTAAGACCAAAGGATACAGCACGGGTGTGGGCGATGAGGGAGGGTTTGCACCCGACCTGAAATCCAACGACGAAGCGGTGGAGATCATCCTCGAAGCCATCACCAAAACCGGATACAGGCCGGGAGAGGATGTCAGCATCTGCCTGGATCCGGCTGCCAGCGAACTCTGGGAAGACGGCAGGTACAAATTGTTCAAAAGCACCGGCAAGTTCATGACCAGCGATGAAATGATCAAACTATGGGAAAACTGGGTAAGGCAGTACCCGATCGTTCTGCTGGAAGACGGCCTGGCCGAAAATGACTGGACGGGATGGCAGAACCTGACGCAGGCGCTGGGTAAGAAAATTGAAATTGTGGGCGATGATATTTTCTGCACAAACAAGTCCATCGTGGAAGAAGGCATCCGGAAAAATGTTGCCAATTCCGTACTGATCAAGCTGAACCAGATCGGGACGGTGACAGAAACGCTGGAAACCATTGAGCTGGCCTACAGGAACGCGTACAATTGCTTTGTATCTCACCGCAGCGGAGAAACGGTTGACAGCTTCATTGCCGATTTGACGGTGGCGGTGAATGCGGGTCACCTGAAGACCGGAAGTGGTTGCCGCGGGGAGCGCATCGAGAAGTTCAACCAGCTCATGCGCATTGAAAACGAACTGGGCAACGCATCGCGCTTTGCCGGCAAGAAGGCATTCAAAAACGCCTGA
- a CDS encoding class I SAM-dependent methyltransferase, with the protein MLFLSTEESRTWKDLADKILKTRSGPNGDLGSIRPGLIPAFHYYIGTLLLSQGYNQPGASWIHSGIAIEPGGLFSNAFLASYLQRNQGALIIPEVIFADPAPYVHFSSTPLLTDSRARFMTDCSRGLPRITQPLKIMDIGCGPGKAVVDLLLRLRSEGLIDAVEEIFLIDPSEGMLKLAKENVAAAFPGARIRISHSRFEALSDDLEGHYHMALSSLAYHHMPYETKLVHMKKLREHIDHFILYEVDANNDTPEMNSPEMALSVYQTYGILIDCVFANDAPIDLAISSIDKFLMSEVIYFFIEPRGKRTDYHMLRSQWHQLFHDGLGREFACLCDSPAYADEHVALFTLIYGR; encoded by the coding sequence ATGTTATTTCTTTCCACAGAAGAAAGCAGGACATGGAAAGACCTGGCTGACAAGATCCTGAAAACCCGTTCCGGTCCAAATGGGGATCTCGGCTCCATCCGGCCGGGCCTGATACCCGCGTTTCATTATTATATCGGCACCCTGCTCCTGTCACAGGGGTACAACCAGCCAGGGGCCTCGTGGATCCATTCAGGTATAGCCATTGAGCCCGGGGGACTTTTCTCCAATGCTTTCCTTGCGAGTTACCTCCAGCGAAACCAAGGGGCGCTTATCATACCGGAAGTGATCTTTGCCGATCCTGCGCCTTATGTGCACTTCAGCAGTACACCGCTGCTTACGGATTCACGGGCCAGGTTCATGACCGATTGCAGCCGGGGCCTGCCCCGCATCACCCAGCCGTTAAAGATCATGGATATCGGTTGCGGTCCCGGAAAGGCGGTGGTCGACCTGCTGCTGCGGCTGCGCTCAGAAGGCCTGATCGATGCCGTGGAAGAAATTTTCCTGATCGATCCCTCGGAAGGCATGCTAAAGCTGGCTAAAGAAAACGTGGCTGCCGCTTTCCCCGGTGCACGCATCCGGATCTCACATTCCAGGTTCGAGGCCCTTTCAGACGACCTTGAAGGCCACTACCACATGGCCCTTTCCTCGCTGGCCTATCACCATATGCCCTATGAGACCAAGCTGGTCCACATGAAAAAACTGCGGGAGCATATTGATCACTTCATCCTCTATGAGGTGGATGCCAATAACGATACTCCGGAAATGAACTCACCCGAAATGGCCCTCTCAGTCTATCAAACCTACGGGATTCTGATCGATTGCGTTTTCGCCAACGATGCTCCCATCGACCTGGCCATTTCAAGCATCGACAAGTTCCTGATGTCGGAAGTGATCTATTTTTTCATCGAACCCCGGGGTAAACGGACCGATTACCACATGCTCCGGTCCCAATGGCACCAGCTCTTCCACGACGGCCTGGGCCGGGAATTTGCATGCCTGTGTGACTCCCCCGCCTATGCGGATGAGCATGTGGCCCTTTTTACCCTGATCTACGGCAGGTAG
- a CDS encoding MFS transporter translates to MKIFKKTPWAFVILIGIVSLFADMTYEGARSISGPFLAMLGASATVVGFVAGFGEFLGYGLRLVSGIISDKTKRYWTITFIGYVINLLAVPALALAGSWQMAAVLLILERTGKAIRNPSRDVMLAHATASLGHGKGFGIHEALDQIGAVTGPLIVSFVLFFSGSYAKSFGVLIIPALLALTVLVVARINYPKTEQLEGKGKTDRPIVSRKFYLLYLAAVSLIAAGFADYPLIAFHFNRTGQVTTEWIPVMYAVAMSVDALAAMILGRYFDRYGIKILIFSTLLALLFAPLVFLGNFYTALAGMVCWGIGMGAQESIVKAVLASVLPAERKATGFGIFNATIGLFWFLGSFFMGWLYGISIGWLIAFSMVIQVASIPLFVKLKNFKG, encoded by the coding sequence ATGAAAATTTTTAAGAAGACACCCTGGGCCTTTGTGATTCTGATAGGCATCGTAAGCTTGTTTGCTGATATGACCTATGAGGGAGCCCGGAGCATCAGCGGCCCTTTTCTTGCCATGCTGGGAGCAAGCGCCACTGTGGTCGGCTTTGTTGCAGGATTCGGAGAATTTCTGGGGTACGGTTTGCGGTTGGTTTCGGGGATCATCAGCGATAAAACCAAAAGGTACTGGACCATCACCTTCATTGGATATGTCATCAACCTTTTGGCTGTTCCGGCCCTGGCACTGGCCGGGAGCTGGCAGATGGCAGCCGTGCTGTTGATCCTGGAGCGAACGGGCAAGGCCATCCGTAATCCATCGCGGGATGTGATGCTTGCGCATGCCACAGCTTCCCTTGGCCATGGTAAGGGATTTGGGATCCATGAAGCCCTCGACCAGATCGGAGCTGTCACGGGGCCACTGATTGTCAGTTTCGTGTTATTCTTTTCCGGAAGCTATGCAAAGTCATTCGGTGTATTGATCATTCCTGCGTTACTTGCTTTAACGGTGCTGGTCGTTGCACGGATCAACTATCCGAAAACAGAACAGCTTGAGGGAAAAGGAAAGACTGACAGGCCCATCGTTTCCAGGAAATTCTACCTCCTCTACCTGGCAGCCGTTTCATTGATCGCAGCCGGATTTGCCGATTATCCACTCATCGCTTTTCACTTTAACAGAACCGGACAGGTCACCACAGAGTGGATCCCTGTAATGTATGCCGTTGCGATGAGTGTTGATGCGCTGGCTGCGATGATTCTGGGGCGGTATTTTGACCGATATGGAATTAAAATATTGATCTTCAGCACACTATTGGCCTTGCTTTTCGCCCCGCTCGTTTTCCTCGGTAATTTTTATACGGCGCTGGCCGGAATGGTTTGCTGGGGTATTGGCATGGGCGCGCAGGAATCGATTGTCAAGGCTGTTTTGGCCAGTGTTTTACCTGCTGAAAGGAAGGCGACCGGTTTTGGGATTTTCAATGCCACGATTGGATTGTTCTGGTTCCTGGGCAGTTTTTTCATGGGGTGGCTGTACGGCATTTCCATTGGCTGGCTGATCGCTTTTTCAATGGTCATTCAAGTGGCTTCCATACCATTGTTTGTGAAGCTGAAAAACTTTAAGGGATGA